GCGCGCCGATGTGGAACTGGGCGGGACCGACCAGATATTTAATCTTCTGGTCGGCCGTGACCTGCAGCGGTCGGCCGATATGACTCCTCAGGTGGTGCTGACCATGCCTCTGCTGGTCGGCCTGGACGGCGAGCAGAAGATGAGCAAGTCCTACGGCAATCATATCGGCTTAAACGAGCCGGCCTCGGAAATGTATGGCAAGGCCATGTCGCTGGCTGACAAGTTAATGGAGACGTATTTTACCCTGCTTACCTCAATACCGGCAAAAGAGGTCAAGGAATTGCTTAACGGTCATCCCAAAGAGGCCAAGGTCCGGCTGGCCAAGGAAATAGTCACTCAATACCATGGTCAGGCCGAGGCCGATAAATCCGCCGAACGGTTTGAGTCCGTGTTTTCGCGTAAGGAGTCTCCGGATGAGATGGCGCAGTTAAAGGTTGATACATCAATGTTCAAGGATGGCAAGGTCTATTTGCCTAAACTTATCAATCTTTCGGGCGCGGTCAAGTCCTCGAGCGAGGCCAAGCGCCTGATTACCCAGGGCGGCGTGACTATAGACGGCCAGAAGATAACCGACCCGGACGCGGAAATCAGCGTAAAGACCGGCCAGGTCCTCAAGATAGGTAAGAAGAACAGGTTTTATCGGATAGAAATATAAAGCACGCAGCGAGATGAGATTGCTTCGCTTACGCTCGCAATGACAACATTTTGGCACTGCCATTGCGAGGAGCAGAGCGACGAAGCAATCCCATTTTGTTACTTACACTTTTACAAAGAGGAGGCTTTATGTCCGCCATATCTAAAATCATATTCGCCGGTATTTTGGGTGGTGCCTGTCTGATAGGGACCATCAACGCCACGGATAAACCGGCGGATGACAAACCGGCCGACGCGTCCGAGCCGATCGAAGCAAGCCTGGTTTATTCCGACGACTGGGCTGTCCTGTCCAAGATTTCCACGCCTCTGCCGGCGATTACCCAGATAAATAATAACTACGTAACCATTCCCAATCCCGAGAATCAAAAAGGCTTTCGCTGCGTCGGCGAGCCGGATAAGGCCAGATTGGATACGGACGGCGATGAAGAGTTCGATACCGACATTAAGAGCAAGGAACAGTTTGTCGCGTATAAGATTAAATACCCGAATGAACTGAAAATGAATTATAAGGTGCGGTTTTTTACCAGCGGCAAAACCCCGAGCGGCGGGCCGCTCTGGTCGTATCAGCGCGCCTGTTTCATGACCGCCAAAACGCCCCTGGAAACATTCATTTTGATTGACGACAATACCAACGGTTCCTACGGCGATTACGGCAAGGATGCCATTGCCATCGGCTCATCCAAGCAGGCCGGGCCGCTGTCTGCCGTTATTTCCGTGAAAGGCAAATTCTATAAGCTGGAGGTCCAGACGCTGGCTGAGCTGACGGGCACCCAGATGAAGGACCCCAAATTTACCGGCATGACCCTGCGCCTGACTCCCTGTGAGGAAGAGACCGGTAAGTTAGACCTGGTAAAAAACCTGAAACCACCGAAGGGCTCGCCCCAGGCCATAATTATCCGGCGCGGCGAGGACGCCTTTTTCCAGCTGAATAGCAAGGGCGAAACCGTCCTGCCGATCGGCGAGTATTATCTGGTCTCGGCTATATTCACGCCCCGGGTCCGGGCCCGGACCAGCGAGAAGCCCATTGCCGTCATTGAAAAGGATAAGTCTGTTGCGCCCAAGTGGGGCGCGCCTTTTAAGCTGGATATCAATGCCTTCTGCGAGAAGGGCGGCACGGAAATCATCGTCATCCCGCCCGGGAATCTTACCCCTCCTCAAGACGTCAGCAAGAATCTGGAATGCCCGTTCATCAAGTGTGACTTCCCGAGGATTCTCGGTTCGCTGGGCGAGGAATACTACGCGCCGGACGAATTCAAGGACGAGGGCGGCTATGCCTTTCCTGATGAGAGTGTGACCTCATTTAGTGTGGACATCAGGCCCAAGGGCGCCCAAGCCAATGATAAGCCGCTCAATAAACGGGGCAATCCCTTTACGGACCGGTGGATACAGACCGATATGTCCGGCCTGGTCCAGAAATCAATACCATACTGGAATACCTACCGCTGTCCGATTGAAAGATATCGCGGGAAGGTTATCTTCAAGGTCTCGGCCAAGAGCGCGGTCTTCGGCGAGCTTTCCTTTGAGAAAGAGATTGAGGTTACGGAATAAAATAGCGTGGAGCGTATTGCGTAGAGTATGTTTTTAGCCTTTGCCGTCAAAACCGCCCGCCGGGCCGGCCATTTGCTCAACTCACTGCAACCTTCTTTCAGGCAGGCCAGGACCAAGGCGACTGAACTTGACCTGGTCACCAAGGCCGACGGACTGTCTGAAAAACTTATTATTAGCAACATCACGAGGAAATTCCCCAATCACAAAATACTGGCTGAGGAACAGTATTGCAATAGTAAATCATCCGGCTATTGTGTTGGCAAATCTGATTTTACCTGGGTGATTGACCCGCTGGACGGCACCACCAACTATTCGCATCAATTCCCGATTTATTGCGTCTCCATAGCGCTGGTTAAAGGTAATAAAACTATCTTGGGTGTCGTTTATAATCCCAATTTGGATGAGATGTTTTATGCCTCACCCGGCCAGGGCGCATATCTGAACGGTAAGCGCATCCGTGTGTCAAAGGTTGATACCCTGAACCGGGGTTTGCTCTGCACCGGATTTCCTTATATCATCCGGCAGCATCCGGGCGATAATTTCCGCAACTTCCAGCGGTTCTGTCTGACCGCCCAGGCCATCCGCCGGGCCGGTTCTGCCGCGCTTGACCTGTGCTATCTGGCTGCCGGACGCTTTGACGGGTTCTGGGAACGGGAGCTTAAGCCCTGGGACACGGCCGCCGGCGCGCTGATTGTTGTTGAAGCCGGCGGCAAGATAAGCGATTTCAAGGGCGGAAAATATAACCTGTTCGCGCACCGTGAAATACTGGGAAGCAACGGCCTGATACATAAGCAGATGATTAAAGTAATTAATAACCCGTAATTATTTGTTATGCCATTCCCGCACGTATTTATTAAATTGACTGACCAGGAACGGAATACTGTTGCTAAAGAACTGACCGCATTCAGTATTAAAGGAAAGTTTAAGAAACGCAAGGCGTTGCAGGTGCTTTGGCTTTCAGACCAGGGATTCACCTTCCAGTCAATTGGCCAGCGGCTAAACTACTCTTATATCAGGGTTCGGCAGTTGATTTATTTGTACCGGAAGCAAGGATTAAAACCCTTCCTCTCGCCATGATAATAATTATCACCTTGGGAGGTGAAGGTGATAAATTTGCCTCTGAAGGTGATAATTTTAGACCCCCGAAAACACTGATTTTATCACCTTCATTATATATTCTGAGCACAAAATAGCGCAAAATAGGGGGGATTCCCCATACTACCCCCCTATACCCCCCTACCCTCTACCCCCTCCAAACTACACTGCGCCTTGTTCTGGCATCGCCTGCTACTTATTCACGACTATACTAATACTTGTTCGGGCTTAGACTGCTATTTGCAGGCGGCTAATTTGTAGATTACACTTGGCTCGCCTGCTATTTGCAGGCGGCTAAACTGTAGATTACACTCGGCTAAACTGCTATTTGCAAGCGGCTAAACTGTAGATTACACTTGGCTCGCCTGCTATTTGCAGGTGGCTGGACTGTAGACTACACTCGGCTAAACTGCTATCTACACCGAATCACCCGTATATCCCCCTGAAATTTTATGAAGCAAAATGCGTTTAGTTTTCAGCAGGGGAATCGGTGTTTTTTCATTATTGATAACCCGCTTTACCATCTGTTATTTATTTGCCTAAGCAATTGTATTAAACTATAATAAATTTTCAGATGAAACAGGGTATATACAATCAACTCAAGGATATCATAGACCCCAAGCGGGTCTTTGATTCACCCGAGGCGCGGATTGCCTCGTCCTACGACGCCTCGCGCAAACAGCATCTGCCTGATGTCATTGTCAATCCTATCAACACCAAGGAGATTTCGGAAGTGCTCAAGCTGGCCTATGCCAACGGAATCCCGGTCTATACCCGGGGCGCGGCGTCGTCGGTGACCGGCTCGGCTGTGCCGATTAAGGGAGGGATTGTTCTTGATTCATCGCTGATGAACCGCATCATTGAGATAAATCCGATTAATCTGACGGCCACGGTTGAACCGGGCGTGATAGTGGCTGATTTCCAGACCGAGGTGGAGAAGCTTAATCTGTTCTATCCGCCTGACCCGGCCAGCGCCGAGTTCTGCACCCTGGGCGGCAATATCGCCACCGGCGCCGGCGGCTTGCGCTGTATCAAATACGGCACCACCCGTGATTATGTCCTCGGACTTGAAGTTGTGTTAGCCGACGGACGGATTATCAATACCGGCAAGGGCACGTTAAAACGCGTTTCCGGCTATGACCTGACCCGGCTGATGGTCGGCTCGGAAGGCACGCTGGGCGTATTTACCAGAATCAACCTGAAACTTATTCCCAGGCCACAGGCCCAGTCAACCATTGCCGCTTTCTTTGCCGATTCTGAACAGGCAATCCGGTTCAGCATTGACCTGTTGAATAAAGGCATTCTGCCCCGGGCGCTGGAATATATGGACGCTACGTCCCTGAAATCAGTGGCAAAATACAAGCCGGAATTGCAGGTTCCGTCTGATGCCCAAGCCATGCTCCTGATTGAACTGGATGGTGCGCCCAATGATGTGGACGAGCACACCGGCCAGGTCCGCAAACTCCTGCATGATGCCGGGCCGATTATGTCCAAGCGGGCCATCAGCGAAAAAGAGGCCGCCTATCTCTGGTCCATCCGCAAGTCCCTCTCCGCGGCCCTGTTCTCCATCACCGCCCAGAAGGTCAGTGAGGATATCTGCGTGCCCCGAAGCGCGATATCCGATATTCTCAAGGTTATTGCAGAGATAGAAGCGTCGTCCGGCATACCCATTGCCACCTTCGGGCATCTGGGTGATGGCAATTTCCACGTAAACTTTCTTATTTCATCCAAGGAACACGAGAATCAACTCCCGTCAGCGCTGAATCGATTATTCACTAGAACCATTGAATTAGACGGCACGCTCTCAGGCGAGCACGGTATCGGGCTGACCAAGGCCAAATATTTCCCGCTGGAATGGGGCCCGGATGAGATGTCCATATTCAAACAGGTAAAACAACTCTTTGACCCGAAGAATATCCTAAACCCGGGGAAGATATTTGGTTAAAAGATAGCCACTGGCGCCGAAGCGCCATGGCGCCCTTATGGCGCCAAAAGACACTAAGACACGAAGAATAAAAGATTCGCCGTAAAAGCGCGAGGACGCCGAGAGATTTCCGGAAAATAGGAGGAAATATGAAAAGATTAATGTTGATTTATTGCGTAATGGCTATTCTTTTATTGGGTTGCGACAAGCAGGATAGTAACCCTTCTTCGGCCAGTCAAAACACCGCTAACAGTAAACGTGACGTTTTTATAAAAGAATTGATTAGTGCGATAAAAACAGATTCAACCGATTTCATGCAGCTGGGAGAAGAAAAAGATACTCCGGCTCAATGCTTGCATCAATTGTGGGCTATTGAGATTTTAGGCGACATATATGCTAAAGAGGCGGCTCCGGAATTGATTAAATTGCTTAAACGACGCCCCGACTATCATACAACTCATTCACTGATTTATACACTAGTCAAGTTGGAAGCAAAGGAAGCAATGCCAGACATAGTTAATCTGTTTAACGATAAAGATGTGGCGTCGCCAAATGATATTCTTTATGCAATCAGTGTTCTTGGATATGATCAGGTAATCCCGGAATTGATAGAGTCAATTAAGGCTGGTGACTGGAGGGCCGCCGAGGCGATTATTAAGATTAACAACAAAGCGTATGTGCCGGAACTTATGAATATGCTGAACGATAAGGATGCTAATGTGCGCCGGACCTGCGCCTCAACTCTTGGTTATCTCGGCGATAAAAGGGCCATTCCGGCTTTGATTAAGTTACTTAAGGATGAAGAGGACGTCAAGGCGGCCGCTGTTATTTCTTTGGTGAAACTTGAGGCGAAAGAAGCGATGCCCGAAATAGATAATCTGCTCAATGGTGAATTATATCGTCTTAGGCAAACAATTAATAATGTTAAGAACGATATGGCGAAAAAGAATATTGATGATATTCCTTCGGCCGAGAAACTCACGGAATTATGCCGTAAGTCAAAGCTAATATTTGTCGGACGGATAAAAATGCTTGTTCCTACAGAATATGGATATGAAGTTGGTTATCAAACGGCTTTATATTCTAAAGAGGAAGTGTTAAAAGGTAATTGGGGAGAGATATATATACCCGTGAACCACCTTATCGCTGGCGGAAAAACGGAACTGCATGGATTTCTTAATCCGGCAAGGTTCTACGTTGGCGCAAAGGTCATTGTCCTAGCCGGAAGGAGTAAGCCCGGATGGTGGCCTAAAATAGAATATAAGGAATACAAGATTGAGACGGATGAGTTTGTTATCCCGGCTACTTTTAATGAAGATTATGGCGTAATGCCTTACTCTGCAAAACTGGAAGATATGATTAAGGCTGTTATAGATGGATCTAATGTTACTATTGAACCGAAGTAAGAATCTGTTTATCTAATGACATGATATTG
This window of the Planctomycetota bacterium genome carries:
- a CDS encoding tyrosine--tRNA ligase gives rise to the protein MLDIAKQLETIKRGAVEIHSEEELIRKLKANRPLRIKLGVDPTAPDIHLGHTVVLQKLRQFQELGHQAVLIIGDFTALIGDPSGREKTRPQLSAEEIERNAQTYLAQVGKVLDNKRLEIVHNGDWLAKLTMENIIRLAAQVTVARFIEREDFRNRLKAGTPIGLHEFLYPLLQGQDSVAVRADVELGGTDQIFNLLVGRDLQRSADMTPQVVLTMPLLVGLDGEQKMSKSYGNHIGLNEPASEMYGKAMSLADKLMETYFTLLTSIPAKEVKELLNGHPKEAKVRLAKEIVTQYHGQAEADKSAERFESVFSRKESPDEMAQLKVDTSMFKDGKVYLPKLINLSGAVKSSSEAKRLITQGGVTIDGQKITDPDAEISVKTGQVLKIGKKNRFYRIEI
- a CDS encoding inositol monophosphatase produces the protein MFLAFAVKTARRAGHLLNSLQPSFRQARTKATELDLVTKADGLSEKLIISNITRKFPNHKILAEEQYCNSKSSGYCVGKSDFTWVIDPLDGTTNYSHQFPIYCVSIALVKGNKTILGVVYNPNLDEMFYASPGQGAYLNGKRIRVSKVDTLNRGLLCTGFPYIIRQHPGDNFRNFQRFCLTAQAIRRAGSAALDLCYLAAGRFDGFWERELKPWDTAAGALIVVEAGGKISDFKGGKYNLFAHREILGSNGLIHKQMIKVINNP
- a CDS encoding helix-turn-helix domain-containing protein — translated: MPFPHVFIKLTDQERNTVAKELTAFSIKGKFKKRKALQVLWLSDQGFTFQSIGQRLNYSYIRVRQLIYLYRKQGLKPFLSP
- a CDS encoding FAD-binding protein — translated: MKQGIYNQLKDIIDPKRVFDSPEARIASSYDASRKQHLPDVIVNPINTKEISEVLKLAYANGIPVYTRGAASSVTGSAVPIKGGIVLDSSLMNRIIEINPINLTATVEPGVIVADFQTEVEKLNLFYPPDPASAEFCTLGGNIATGAGGLRCIKYGTTRDYVLGLEVVLADGRIINTGKGTLKRVSGYDLTRLMVGSEGTLGVFTRINLKLIPRPQAQSTIAAFFADSEQAIRFSIDLLNKGILPRALEYMDATSLKSVAKYKPELQVPSDAQAMLLIELDGAPNDVDEHTGQVRKLLHDAGPIMSKRAISEKEAAYLWSIRKSLSAALFSITAQKVSEDICVPRSAISDILKVIAEIEASSGIPIATFGHLGDGNFHVNFLISSKEHENQLPSALNRLFTRTIELDGTLSGEHGIGLTKAKYFPLEWGPDEMSIFKQVKQLFDPKNILNPGKIFG
- a CDS encoding HEAT repeat domain-containing protein, whose amino-acid sequence is MKRLMLIYCVMAILLLGCDKQDSNPSSASQNTANSKRDVFIKELISAIKTDSTDFMQLGEEKDTPAQCLHQLWAIEILGDIYAKEAAPELIKLLKRRPDYHTTHSLIYTLVKLEAKEAMPDIVNLFNDKDVASPNDILYAISVLGYDQVIPELIESIKAGDWRAAEAIIKINNKAYVPELMNMLNDKDANVRRTCASTLGYLGDKRAIPALIKLLKDEEDVKAAAVISLVKLEAKEAMPEIDNLLNGELYRLRQTINNVKNDMAKKNIDDIPSAEKLTELCRKSKLIFVGRIKMLVPTEYGYEVGYQTALYSKEEVLKGNWGEIYIPVNHLIAGGKTELHGFLNPARFYVGAKVIVLAGRSKPGWWPKIEYKEYKIETDEFVIPATFNEDYGVMPYSAKLEDMIKAVIDGSNVTIEPK